AACTGTTGAATTTATTTCTACTTGCTTGGTTAACTCATGCCTACTGTTAAAAATCTTGGTTGTCAATCTCAAAAAATATGTTAAGAGATTTTATCAGAAAATTGTCGCTGGAGTTGAGCTGATTTCGACTTCGCAATTAATTCGCTAGATTTCTATAAGTTTTATTTCGATATCGATTATCAAGTTGAATTTAGCAGTATTTTAAGCTACTATTGTCTTAGTGGGTGAGAGTTTTTTAACTAGCGCGATTAGAACGGAATTCGATTGTTAAATCAGCAGAGCGAGGCAAAAGTTTTGTCTTTTCGGCTCAAGTTAAAAATTACTAGCGTTGTAGTTCGGTCCAAGCTGCATCGGGAGAGCAATAATTTCTACACTTGTCTTCCCTCGTCTAGATTGTATCCAGTATCAATCCTGCAACTCTCCCTCCGCACTTAGCGATCGGGTACGCAGCAAGCACTGTAATGAATGAAAAAACAAATATGCAGTAAGTGAAGTTACTGCGACTAATCGTTGGGTTAGTTCACAGAAGTTAATAGACCTTACCCAACTTGCTCTTTTGCTCAACTTTTAGTTACGTTATGAAAACGATCTCGAAATGGATCGCAATTGGAATTATTGAACTCATTTTTTGTTTCTGGCTATTAGGTAAAGCCGCTAATTTAGTTAGTTCTCCTAGTAACCTAAAAGTTTTGTCTGGTGTCGTCTGTTACCTAGCTGGCTTATTAGTAATTCCCGGAGTTTCTATCAGTTATGCAGCACATCAAATTACTGACGCTAAACGCCGACAAAAACAACTAAAACAAGCTTTTCCTGATGAAGAAACTTCGGTAATTCAATTGTTAGATTTAAAAAAATAACGACCATGAACAAATCACCTCGTCGCTTTCTTCATTTTACCGGAATAGCTGCTCTTATTGCCATTTTAGCTTCTAGTTGTGGAGTTATTCCCGGAACTAGCGTCAAGCGCATACCTCCTGGTTATGTAGGCTTAAAAGTTAACCTTTATGGGAAAAATCGGGGCGTACAAAATGCTACTATTAGCACTGGTCGCGTTTGGTACAATGGCTACACTGAAGAAATTGTTGTCTTTCCCGACCACGTTCAATACTATATCTTAACCGCTTCAACTGATGAAGGTTCGCCAGTAGATGAAAGTATCACTTTTGGCGTCGGTGGAACTACAGCAAATGCTGATGTTTCCATGTCCTACTTTTTCGATACTGAACGAATTAAAGACTTTTACGGCAAGTATTTGAAAGACCCGGATCAATTCAAAGCTACTTTGGTTCGTAGCGAAACTCGTAACTGTTTCAACCAATCAGCAACTGAGTTAAAACCAGAAGAAATTGTTGGCGCTAAACAGGCTGAATTACTCACCAATGTCAGAGATTGTTTAAACAATAAATTTGGTGTAGTTGGCGTTACTTTCGAGTCGGTAGGATTTGTCAGCAAACCACGTTTTGATAAATCAATTGAAGCCCAAATAACTGCACGTTTCCAAGCCGAACAACAAGCGATCGCGGCGAAAGCGCAACTAGAAGTTGCCGAAGCCGAAGCGAAACGTCAAATAGCCAAAGCCAAAGGTGAAGCCGAAGTAGCCCGAATTCAAGCGGCTACAGTTTCCCCTCTTACTATTCGCTTACGAGAGTTAGAATTGCAAGAGCAAATGATTGAAAAATGGGATGGAGTTTTACCCGTTTATCAAGGAGGTACTGCACCTTTTCCTTCTTTCGATCCCAATGCTAGCAAATCAACTGCTACTGGTCAACAATAATTAATTTAGTAGAGACGGTAGCATTGCTACGTCTCTACACAATATTTTGTCAGCCTAACTACGAATGGTTTAAACAATTTTTAGCTGTTATTGCTATTTTTGCGACGAGAACGAGCAACAAGTAAAGAAACAAAACCTAAAGCTGCTAGAGAACCAGGTTCCGGAACATCTTGGCTAACATTAGTTTCGGTGAAATAAATATCGCCAATACCTATTCCGTGACCGTTAGGATTACTTCGAGAGATATCATCTCCATCAGTAAAAACTAACTTGAAGCTATCAATTTGACTAGCAAACGATACTAAAACATTACTAGCATCGCTGTTGTTATTTGTGCTTTTAATCCCATCGAGAGTATTCGCATCAACTCGTTCAATTTTACCTAATGCTTCAGCAAACTGGAAAATCGGATCGACTTCTTGATCGTCCAAAAATCCTTGTACAATTACTCGATCTTGCCATAATTTGCTGCTACTCATGTCAAGATCGAAAATAGTAAAAAATACAGACAAGGGATTACTATAATTGTTGAAAACAGTATTCATTGTAACCGAATAATCACCTTCTTCTGCACCAATTTTTTCAGAATCGATTTGTAAGTGCAATGATTTATCGCTATTAGGGTTACTTCCGTTAAGAAAGTCGCTAACAGCAGGAGTAATTCCACTACTACTAGATGGGATAAATTTAATCCCAGAACCAACTTCAAAGTCAATATCGATAGTTCCTTCACCTACTACAAAGCTACCATTTTTTTGACCATCTGACCAACCCGTTGTATCCCAATCAAGACTAGCTGCTTTGGCTGATTTACTAATTAAAGTTGTTCCTGCTAAGGTGAAAGCACATCCTAAAATGAACATTAATCTTTTGTTAGCCATAATTTTCTCCTTGTTTGTCTAAATTTGGCTATTATTTGTTGTTTTTCTGGAAAACTATTAACTGTGAGCTTTCTTTTTCTATTAAAGCTTATGAAACTATTCAATTAAGTGAATTTACTTTAATTTTGTTGTTAATCTTTGTGAAAAGTTTTAAATTTATTTATTATTAGGAATAAAAGTCAAATTGACTTGTTTATGTAGTTGATAAAATTTTTATCCACAATTAGCACTATGTATTTTCAGATACTTTGTAAACAATTTTCAAGTAGACTTATTCTTATTTCTTTTTTAAATATTTTTAGGTGAAATTTTAATTTATTACATAATTTCAGTAAAGGCTTAAATTAGTATACGAATATTCGAGCGCTGCAATAAATTCCAGCTTGTCTAAAGAGAATAATTTATTAAATCTGAGCTATTTGTAACTCGGACTGAGTAAATTAATCAGTAGGATGATATCCTATTTTTTTCTACAAATAAATAAAATTTTAGTCAAATATTTTTTCCAAAAATTAATAAATTATAATTATTTTTTGAGCTGATAGACTCACAAATACCAGCAAAAGTTCCCCAACTTTTCTTGGAACCTTTGCTATTTTTCATCGACTTAAGAAATAACCACACACAAATAAAGTTTACTGATTGTGAGGAGAAATTATGAAAGCTAGTTTGAAATCTGTAGTTGCTCTTTCAGCTTTATCAGCAGTGGCGATCGCGCCTCTTGTGCTTTCGGCTGGTGCTGCTTATGCTGATACTGGGGCTTATATCGGTGGTGGTGCTTCCTATGGTTTCGACGACGGTGACGAAGACGATGTTAGCGGTAACATTCAAGGTAACTTACCCGTACTGAATGGTAAAGTATCCGTGCGCGGTGCCGTTCTTTACAGCGAAGATAACAGCGCGATCGTTCCTATGGCTACCTACAACGTTCGCATCAATAATAGAATCAATGGTTATGTTGGTGGAGGTTACTCGTTAGTCCAAGAAGAAGGAGAACAAACCTCAGTTGGAGTTCAAGATGCACCCGTAGCCGTAGTTGGTGTCGAAGGACGAGTCACCGATGATATTGTCGGCTATGCTGATACGAAAATTGGCATCAATGCTGGTGAAACCGACAACACAGTCTTCGGCGTTCACGCTGGAGTCGGTTTGCGCCTCCGTTAGAAAGCGTAGTTGTCTTAATTAACCAATACCAGATACCATATTTTTAGACAGGGACGGGCTTGAAGCCTGTCCCTTTTGGCACTTAAGGTTTTTTCCAGACCTGCCCGGAGATAGACCACAGTAAAATAAAAGTAATCTCCATTATCCCGATAGATTTACCGGGAATAAAATAAAACTTGCAAGAGAAAATATTAGTGTAATGGTTACAACTCCAGTTTCGAGCGATAAAAAGCTGTCTAAGCTAGAAGGTATAAAAGAACGCAGTAATTTTTTGCGCGAACCCTTGGCAAGCGAACTGCTAGAAGATACCACTCATTTTAGCGGTGATGCAGTTCAGATACTTAAGTTTCACGGCTCCTACCAGCAAGACAATCGAGATAATCGAGTTAAGGGTCAGGAGAAAGATTACCAGTTTATGTTGCGGACTCGCAATCCGGGGGGTTTCATTCCGCCGCAACTGTATCTTACTTTGGATCGCATTGCTTCAGAATATGGCAACCAAACTTTACGAGTAACGACTCGCCAAGGTTTTCAGGTTCATGGGATTCTGAAAAAGAATCTCAAGGCGGCTATTTCCGCAATTATCCGCGACATGGGTTCGACGTTGGGCGCTTGTGGCGATCTTAATCGCAATGTCATGGCTCCACCTGCTCCTTATAAAAACCGTCCCGAATATCAGTATGCTTGGGAGTATGCGGACAAAATTGCTGATTTACTCAGACCCCAAACGGGTGCTTATTACGAAATTTGGCTGGATGGGGAAAAAGCGATTAGCGCTGAAGAAGATCCAGCAGTGGTAGCAGCCAGACAGGGTAATGGTAACGGTACGATTATCCATGAAGGGGAAGAACCACTTTATGGGACAAATTATATGCCCCGGAAGTTTAAGTGTAGTGTCACTGTACCGGGAGATAACTCGGTTGATTTGTATACCAACGATGTCAGTTTGGTTGTTATTACTAATGAAAATGGCGAACTAGAAGGCTTTAATGTTTTAGCTGGAGGCGGTTTAGGTCGCACGCATAATAAAGAAGAGACATTTGCGCGCATTGCCGACGAAATTGGCTATGTCGATAAAGAAGATGTTTTCGATTTAATCAAAGCAATTTTAGCGACACAGAGAGATTATGGCGATCGCTTCAACCGTCGTCATGCTCGGATGAAGTATTTAATCAATGATTGGGGTGTCGAGAAGTTCAAAGAAACACTTACAGGTTACTTCGGCAAGCAACTGCAACCATTTAAACCATTACCTCCATTTAAGTATGAAGATTACCTAGGATGGCACGAACAAGGCGATGGCAAGCTGTTTTTGGGTATTTCCATCGAAAATGGTCGGGTGAAAGATGAAGGCAGCTTCCGCCTCAAAACAGCCTTGCGGGAAATAACCGAACAATTCGAGTTACCGATGCGGCTGACTCCCAACCACAACGCGATTATTTACGAAATTGAACCAGAGAAGCAGTTAGCAATTCAGCAAATTTTAGATAAGCATGGAATTCATACTGCACCCGAAGCGATCGCGCCTTTAGTTCGTTATGCAATGGCTTGTCCCGCTTTGCCAACTTGTGGTTTAGCAATTACTGAGTCAGAACGCGCAATTCCCGGAATTATTGACCGGATTCAAGCCCTACTCAACAAAATCGGTTTAGAAAACGAGCATTTTGTCATTCGGATGACCGGATGTCCCAATGGTTGCGCTCGTCCTTATATGGCAGAATTAGGCTTTGTGGGGAGTGCGCCCGATCGCTATCAGATTTGGTTAGGCGGTTCCCCAAATCAAACCCGTTTAGCCAAAGCTTACCTCGATCGGATGCCAATTGAAGAGTTGGAAAGCACCTTAGAACCAATTTTTGTCTTCTTCCAACAAAAGCGAGAATCAGGAGAAAGCTTCGGCGATTTTTGCGATCGCCTCGGTTTCGATGCAATTCGTGAATTTACCGTTAATTACGAGTCTCTCGCTGTCAGCCCTCAATCAGATACTGGTTTAATCAACGAAGTCGCCAAACCAGAACCTTCGGAAACCAAAACTTCTCGTCGTTCTCGTCCTCGTCGAGTTAGCGTCCGCGACGAACTTCATCAGCGTCTTAAAGATACTGCTACCCAACAAGGTAAAAGCATGACTGAAATTGTCGCTGAAGCCTTAGAAGCCTATTTTGCTAACCAAAATTAGTAATTGGCGATCGGTTATCAGTTGGTAGGGGATATTTGGTCGTTACCAGTTATCAGTTACCAGTAATCAAATCATAAAGATTAGGGACTGAGAACTGATGATTGGCAATTTCAGTTAAAATCAACTGAAGCAGCCGAGAGTAAAAATAGGAAAACTACATCGGCGCTAAGGAGTTGTTGATTAGTGTCGATAAATCTTCGTAGGTTAAAGCCGATGTGGTTTAGTTTCCTGAAAAAAACTGTAGTTCAACTCAAAAAGATTAGCGACTTATGGAATAGTGAAAGTGGCGACTGGCATTGGTTGGTCGAAAAACCCCGTCCCCTGGCTAGTCTAAATCGCGATCTTTGGAAAGCATCTGTTCCTGCTTTTAGCTTTTATTTTTTGCTAGCGCTTTCTAGTATTATTTCCACATTGGGATTACTCGCGGGAAGCGCAGCCACAATAATTGGGGCGATGATTATTGCACCTTTGATGGGACCGATTATTGGTATGGCTTATGCAATGGTAGTTGCTAACCGACGGTTGTTGAGGAGATCGAGTTTAACCTTGTTTACTGGCGTAGTTATGACCGTAATTGTGTCAATGGCGATCGCCAATACGATCGGTTTGAGGACTCTTTCTGAAGAAATTTTGGCGCGGGTAAATCCTACTCTCATTGACTTAGGAGTGGCAATGTGTGCGGGTGCAGCCGGGGCTTTTGCTAAATGTCGGCGAAGTATCGGCGACGCATTACCGGGAGTGGCGATCGCGGTGGCTTTAGTTCCTCCTCTCAGTGTAATTGGGATTGGTTTATCAATCGGTTCTAAATCTGTTACTGGTGGCGCAAGTTTACTGTTTTTAACTAACTTAATTAGTATCATTTTTAGTGGGGGCTTGGTCTTTTTATTCCATCGCTACGGTAGTCTCGAACGTGCTAAAAAAGGATTATTTGTTTCAGTTATTGGGCTGACGTTGTTAGGTTTACCTTTGGGATTTTCTTTAAAAACTTTACTGATTAAAGAAAATGTGCGCCGCAGTATTTCAGTATTAATTCGTCGTCAAACCTTAACTTTTTCCGATAAGGATATTCGCACTATTCAAGTAGTTCCCCAAGGAGATGAATTATTCGTCGAAGTTGAAGTGGCTGCTGCTTTCAATTCTATTTCTGAACGACAAGTTAGTTTAGTCCGAGATTTCCTTGAGGATGAGTTAGAACGACCTGTAAATTTACAGGTAAAAGTAATTCCTGTTAATTACTTTGAAGCACCCGCAGATTAGGGATTGTGTATTGGGAGAACGGGTAGAATTGAAATAATGAGGCAAAACTTAGGATTTGATACCAACTTTTAAGATTACTACTAAAAAGAATTTATGTCTGTACTTAGCTTACTCGATTCGTCGAATCGTCATTTGCTGGTGATGTCAACAAATGGCTACAATCTTAAGTTTTACTTTCAAGTTCCCAATACCCCTAAAAGTTCATTTCTTGATACAATAGTTGAATTTTCGACAAAAGTTGAATCTGTACAAAAAGTTTCCGTTAGATCGCAAAAGTTTCCAATGTGTTTTGACGATTTAAGAAGGCTGTCAAATTATCTAAAAAATCATCTGCAAAATATTAAAAACGATCCCGATTATGAGTCACATACTTTTGTAGATTATAACCTTACATATCAAATACAAGCTTTATGTGGTGAATATTCTTGTTCAGATTATAATGAAAATTATTTTAGTATCTGCTCAATGGTGAATATCGTTAAAAGAAGTCCGTCGAGTTCTGCAATTTACATTGGAGGAGAATCTACAATAAGTTTTCTACAAACTGAAGAATTTATTCTTAATCTAAAAAAGATTATATCTTTAGCTAATTAAAATTTGATTTTTTATATGTAGGAGAGCAAAAAAGTGTGAGAGATAGTAGTAACATTATCCCAGGTCAGAAGCTAATAATTGCCGATTGCTAATCACTAACTATCAACTACCAAAAATAGTGCAACGCTTAGTTATTAATTCCACACAGCTAGAAAATAACCAAATTGCTTTAACAAACGAGCAATTACATTACCTGAAGCGAGTTTTGCGATTGGGAGACGGAGATCGTTTTTTAGCAATGGATGGAGAGGGAAAATCTTGGTTAGTGGCGATCGCTGCTGACTCGGCAATTATTCTTGAAGAAGTATTAGCACAAACTGAGCTATCTGTCAACTGTACGCTCTTGGTAGCTTTACCGAAAGGTAACGGTTTTGACGAAATTGTGCGCTGTTGTACAGAACTCGGTGTCAGCAAAATCATCCCCGTAAACAGCGATCGCACTCTCCTCAAACCTAGCCCAAATAAGCTCGCACGTTGGCGACGGATAGCCACAGAAGCCGCCGAACAGTCAGAACGTCAATTCGTACCAAAAATTAGCGAACCCCTTGATTTTGCTACTGCTGTTAAAGTAGTACCAGAGGAGAATACCCCTTGCTATCTTAGCGTTGCTCGTAGTAGTAGTCCTCATTTGCTCGACTGCTTGCTCGACCAAAAAGCAACGAAAATTGTCATTGCTACAGGCCCAGAAGGCGGATGGACTCCTACAGAAGTTGAGTTAGCCAGATCTGCTGGTTTTCAACCTGTTTCTTTAGGTCGTCGCATCCTCAGAGCTATTACTGCTCCAATTTTCGCCTTATCTGTAGTTGCTGCTCAAAGTGAAAGGAAACCCTTGACAAAAGGTAAAATCTATGATGGAAGAAGTTGCTGAGGCGCTCCAGGATCGAGATTATCGCACCGCCCAAATCTTACTCAAAGAGTTAAAGCAGTCCGAACCGCAAAATCCTTGGGTAAATTTTTACATGGCGCGGCTTTACGAATCAACGGGTAAACTAGCTACCGCCGAAAAAGTTTATCGCCAATTGCTTAAGGGAACAACCAACACGAAAATTATTACCCAAGCGCGTCAAGGTTTAGCCCGAATAGAAGCGATAGAAGTTGAACAAAAGCGAACCGCGATCGCTAACGCCCTCGCGGAACCTGGAGGAAAAGAACCAGGAATTTTAATCTTAGAACAGATCGCCCCAGAAATGCGGAAAACCGCAGGACAAAAATTTGCTCGCATCATGCAGCTTGACCCTTACGTGGCGCGTTTGCAACTACCTGGTCGAGGTTGGCGCTTATTTCGTACAGGTCCGGTAGGGGAACTTCGTTATTACACCTCGCGTTTGCAACAAGCCGAAATTAACAGCTTCTGCATCCCCATCAACGATCTCGCTAAAATAAATGTTTTCAACATTAATTATTTTGAATCAGTCGCTCCCCAACCAATTGTTTACTGTAAAAGCAAAGAAGGTCAAATGGGTAAATTGACTTTTGACTGGTCAGAAGTCCAACAGCGAGTAGAAGGTTTATTACCCTTATTTGAAAAAATTGAAGTAATGGATGCACGACGCAAATTCAAAGAAAAAACTAAAACCCTCGACTACTCGCAATTTTGTGACTTGCATTTACCCCAAAGAAATGCTATTCTCCGTTTTAGCGATTCTTACTATGAGTTCCAAAAAGGCATTACTCTCGCTCAAAAACCAAAAGATATTCAACCTAAAAATCTGACAACCACGAGAAAAAATTGGTGCAATTTAACTGACTTTTTTAACCATAAATTACCAGAAACTCCGATTTGGTCGGATTTTTCAGTCTTTGCCGATATCGCCTTAGATTTTCAAGAGTTATTAAAGCGTATTGAAGCAAATATTGAATTAGTTCGTCCCGAACCGACTTTGTGGGATCAAGCATTTCAACTTTATAGCAGCTTAGTTTTTCTCCGAAATTACCCAGAGAATAATAAAAGTTAGTTGATTGTTGAACTACTCTGGTAAAGAATTAATTTGACTAAGAGCGCAAATTCTGTTAAAAAACTCAAACGTAATTGCTCCAAACAAATTTTTGAGTTTCTCAAACAAATTATTAAATTAATTAAATTTGAAACTATGACTGACGACGACCTCAAACAACTAATCGCCTCGAATGCTAAATCAATTCAAGCCTTAACTACTAGCTTGAATGAACTGAAGCAAGAATGGCAAAAAGACCGAGAGGAATGGCAAAAAGACCGGAAACAAATTTATCAGTGGATGTCTCGCTTATCTGCATCTCAAGCTAATTTTTGGGAAACTCAGGCTGATTATTATCGCCGCCTTGAAGATGTGGAAGATAGACAAGCAATCATGTTAGAAATCCTCAATCGCGTAACCAAAAAAGACGAAGATGAATCATAATTATCGACAAACTAAAAAGCGGAAGTCTCACTTTAAACTTCCGCTTTTACTAACATAATTTAGCTTTTAAGTTTATTGATTATTTACCTGACGCGCCATATCCTTAAACATATTTAAGCTAGGACCGGGGCGACGGCGAGAACGACTTGGTGTTGGTGCTAAATACTGAGGAGCAAAAGTGGTTTCTTCTGGGGATTCTACTTTACCGTTTTTATTGGCTTTGGCAGCAGCAGGTTGGGGTTTCTTCGGTTCTGGTTTAGCAGTTTGGGCTTTAACAGGCTCTG
This sequence is a window from Oscillatoria salina IIICB1. Protein-coding genes within it:
- a CDS encoding porin family protein, encoding MKASLKSVVALSALSAVAIAPLVLSAGAAYADTGAYIGGGASYGFDDGDEDDVSGNIQGNLPVLNGKVSVRGAVLYSEDNSAIVPMATYNVRINNRINGYVGGGYSLVQEEGEQTSVGVQDAPVAVVGVEGRVTDDIVGYADTKIGINAGETDNTVFGVHAGVGLRLR
- a CDS encoding TIGR00341 family protein yields the protein MSINLRRLKPMWFSFLKKTVVQLKKISDLWNSESGDWHWLVEKPRPLASLNRDLWKASVPAFSFYFLLALSSIISTLGLLAGSAATIIGAMIIAPLMGPIIGMAYAMVVANRRLLRRSSLTLFTGVVMTVIVSMAIANTIGLRTLSEEILARVNPTLIDLGVAMCAGAAGAFAKCRRSIGDALPGVAIAVALVPPLSVIGIGLSIGSKSVTGGASLLFLTNLISIIFSGGLVFLFHRYGSLERAKKGLFVSVIGLTLLGLPLGFSLKTLLIKENVRRSISVLIRRQTLTFSDKDIRTIQVVPQGDELFVEVEVAAAFNSISERQVSLVRDFLEDELERPVNLQVKVIPVNYFEAPAD
- a CDS encoding tetratricopeptide repeat protein, whose amino-acid sequence is MMEEVAEALQDRDYRTAQILLKELKQSEPQNPWVNFYMARLYESTGKLATAEKVYRQLLKGTTNTKIITQARQGLARIEAIEVEQKRTAIANALAEPGGKEPGILILEQIAPEMRKTAGQKFARIMQLDPYVARLQLPGRGWRLFRTGPVGELRYYTSRLQQAEINSFCIPINDLAKINVFNINYFESVAPQPIVYCKSKEGQMGKLTFDWSEVQQRVEGLLPLFEKIEVMDARRKFKEKTKTLDYSQFCDLHLPQRNAILRFSDSYYEFQKGITLAQKPKDIQPKNLTTTRKNWCNLTDFFNHKLPETPIWSDFSVFADIALDFQELLKRIEANIELVRPEPTLWDQAFQLYSSLVFLRNYPENNKS
- the sir gene encoding sulfite reductase, ferredoxin dependent, whose protein sequence is MVTTPVSSDKKLSKLEGIKERSNFLREPLASELLEDTTHFSGDAVQILKFHGSYQQDNRDNRVKGQEKDYQFMLRTRNPGGFIPPQLYLTLDRIASEYGNQTLRVTTRQGFQVHGILKKNLKAAISAIIRDMGSTLGACGDLNRNVMAPPAPYKNRPEYQYAWEYADKIADLLRPQTGAYYEIWLDGEKAISAEEDPAVVAARQGNGNGTIIHEGEEPLYGTNYMPRKFKCSVTVPGDNSVDLYTNDVSLVVITNENGELEGFNVLAGGGLGRTHNKEETFARIADEIGYVDKEDVFDLIKAILATQRDYGDRFNRRHARMKYLINDWGVEKFKETLTGYFGKQLQPFKPLPPFKYEDYLGWHEQGDGKLFLGISIENGRVKDEGSFRLKTALREITEQFELPMRLTPNHNAIIYEIEPEKQLAIQQILDKHGIHTAPEAIAPLVRYAMACPALPTCGLAITESERAIPGIIDRIQALLNKIGLENEHFVIRMTGCPNGCARPYMAELGFVGSAPDRYQIWLGGSPNQTRLAKAYLDRMPIEELESTLEPIFVFFQQKRESGESFGDFCDRLGFDAIREFTVNYESLAVSPQSDTGLINEVAKPEPSETKTSRRSRPRRVSVRDELHQRLKDTATQQGKSMTEIVAEALEAYFANQN
- a CDS encoding 16S rRNA (uracil(1498)-N(3))-methyltransferase, encoding MQRLVINSTQLENNQIALTNEQLHYLKRVLRLGDGDRFLAMDGEGKSWLVAIAADSAIILEEVLAQTELSVNCTLLVALPKGNGFDEIVRCCTELGVSKIIPVNSDRTLLKPSPNKLARWRRIATEAAEQSERQFVPKISEPLDFATAVKVVPEENTPCYLSVARSSSPHLLDCLLDQKATKIVIATGPEGGWTPTEVELARSAGFQPVSLGRRILRAITAPIFALSVVAAQSERKPLTKGKIYDGRSC
- a CDS encoding PEP-CTERM sorting domain-containing protein, giving the protein MANKRLMFILGCAFTLAGTTLISKSAKAASLDWDTTGWSDGQKNGSFVVGEGTIDIDFEVGSGIKFIPSSSSGITPAVSDFLNGSNPNSDKSLHLQIDSEKIGAEEGDYSVTMNTVFNNYSNPLSVFFTIFDLDMSSSKLWQDRVIVQGFLDDQEVDPIFQFAEALGKIERVDANTLDGIKSTNNNSDASNVLVSFASQIDSFKLVFTDGDDISRSNPNGHGIGIGDIYFTETNVSQDVPEPGSLAALGFVSLLVARSRRKNSNNS
- a CDS encoding SPFH domain-containing protein translates to MNKSPRRFLHFTGIAALIAILASSCGVIPGTSVKRIPPGYVGLKVNLYGKNRGVQNATISTGRVWYNGYTEEIVVFPDHVQYYILTASTDEGSPVDESITFGVGGTTANADVSMSYFFDTERIKDFYGKYLKDPDQFKATLVRSETRNCFNQSATELKPEEIVGAKQAELLTNVRDCLNNKFGVVGVTFESVGFVSKPRFDKSIEAQITARFQAEQQAIAAKAQLEVAEAEAKRQIAKAKGEAEVARIQAATVSPLTIRLRELELQEQMIEKWDGVLPVYQGGTAPFPSFDPNASKSTATGQQ